In Streptomyces nojiriensis, the sequence CATCGTCCTGGACGAGGGCCAGGTCGTGGGCGAGGGACGCCACCACGAGCTGATGGCCGGCAACGAGACCTACCGGGAGATCGTGCTCTCCCAGCTGACGGAGGCGGAGGCCGCATGAGCGGGCCCGGAGGACGGATGATGATGGGGCCGGCCCAGCGGTCCATGGACTTCAAGGGTTCGGGCAAGCGGCTGCTGCGCCAGCTCGCGTACGACCGGGCCAAGATCTGGGGCATGGTCGCGGCCGTCGTCGGCAGCGTCGGCTGTGCGGTGGTGGGCCCGAAGATCCTGGGTGAGGCCACCGACCTGGTGTTCGCGGGGATCGTCGGCCGGGAGATGCCGGCCGGGATCACCAAGCAGCAGGCGCTGGACGGTCTGCGGGCCAAGGGCCAGGACGGTATGGCGGACATGCTCGCCGGGACCGACTTCACCCCGGGGCAGGGCATCGACTTCGGCGCCGTCGGGGTCGTCGCGATCTGGGCGCTGGTGGTCTTCACCCTGGCCGGCCTGCTGATGCTGGTCGCCACGCGGCTGTCGAACCACGTCATGAACGGCACCGTCTACCGGATGCGCGAGGAGCTCCAGGCGAAGCTGTCGCGGCTGCCGCTGTCGTACTTCGACCAGCAGAAGCGCGGCGAGGTGCTGAGCCGGGCCACGAACGACATCGACAACATCGGGCAGACGATCCAGCAGACGATGGGCCAGCTGCTGAACTCGCTGCTGACCATCGTCGGCGTGCTGGTGATGATGTTCTGGATCTCTCCGCTGCTGGCGCTGGTCGCGCTGGTGACCGTACCGCTGTCGGTCTTCGTCGCCGCGAAGATCGGCAAGAAGTCGCAGCCGCAGTTCGTGGCGCAGTGGAAGGCGACCGGCGCGCTCAACGCCCACATCGAGGAGATGTACTCGGGCCACAGCCTGGTCAAGGTCTTCGGCCGGCAGCGGGAGTCCGCGGCCGTCTTCGCCGAGCAGAACGAGGCGCTGTACCGGGCCTCGTTCAAGGCGCAGCTGGTCAGCGGCATCATGCAGCCGGTGATGTTCTTCATCTCGAACATCAACTACGTGCTGATAGCCGTAGTGGGCGGGCTCCGGGTCGCCTCCGGCACCCTGTCGATCGGGGACGTGCAGGCCTTCATCCAGTACTCGCGGCAGTTCTCGATGCCCCTGACGCAGGTCGCCTCGATGGCGAACCTCGTCCAGTCCGGTGTCGCCTCGGCCGAGCGCGTGTACGAGCTGCTGGACGCGCCGGAGCAGGAGCCGGACGCCGAGGTTCCGGAGCGTCCGCAGGAGCTGCGCGGTCAGGTCACCTTCGACAAGGTGGCCTTCCGCTACGAGCCGGACAAGCCACTGATCGAGAACCTCTCGCTCACGGTCGAGCCGGGCCACACGGTCGCGATCGTCGGCCCGACCGGCGCCGGCAAGACCACGCTGGTCAATCTGCTGATGCGGTTCTACGAGGTCACGGGCGGCGAGATCGCCCTCGACGGGGTGGACATCGCGAAGATGACCCGCGAGGAACTGCGCGACGGCATCGGCATGGTGCTGCAGGACACCTGGCTGTTCGGCGGCACCATCGCGGAGAACATCGCCTACGGTGCTTCGCGCGAGGTCACGCGCGCCGAGATCGAGGAGGCGGCGCGGGCCGCCCACGCGGACCGGTTCATCCGCACCCTGCCGGACGGCTACGACACCGTGCTGGACGACGAGGGCGCGGGGGTCAGCGCGGGCGAGAAGCAGCTGATCACCATCGCCCGGGCGTTCCTGTCGGAGCCGGTGATCCTGGTGCTCGACGAGGCGACGAGCTCGGTTGACACCCGTACCGAGGTGCTGATCCAGAAGGCGATGGCGCGCCTCGCGCGCGGCCGTACGTCCTTCGTGATCGCGCACCGGCTCTCCACGATCCGCGATGCGGACGTGATCCTGGTGATGGAGAGCGGATCGATCGTGGAACAGGGCACGCACGAGGAGCTGCTGGCCTCGGGCGGCGCGTACGCGCGGCTGTACGCGGCGCAGTTCGCGCAGGCGGTGGCCGAGGTCGACTAGCGGTCGCTGCCGTACGTCGCTTGGCGGAGGGGCACTCGGGTACGGGACACGTACCCGGGTGCCCCTCCGCCGTCGTTAGCATGACGGCATGGCAACGGACGTGGTGATCCGCCCTGCTCGGGCGGAGGACGAACGCGAGATATCGGAGCTGCTCCGCTCGGTGTGGTCGCGCGTGAGCGAGCCCGGCCCCGAGCGCCCGGCCGGCGCGGCCCTCTTCGACGAGCGGCGCCCCGTGGAGGGCTTCCTGGTCGCCGAACGCGGTCGGCGGATCGTCGGGTACATCACCCACGCACCGGCCAGCCCCCTCGAAACCAATCGGCACGTCCGTCACATCCAGGGGCTGGCGGTCCTCGAATCCGCCCGCGGCAGCGGGGTCGGGCAGGCCCTCGTCGAGGCCGTCTGCGCGGCCGCCCGGGCCGGTGGTGCCCGCCGCATGAACCTGCGCGTGCTCGGCCACAACGGGCCGGCGCAGCAGCTCTACCGGCGGTGCGGCTTCACGGTGGTCGGCGTCCTGCCCGAGGAGTTCCTGCTGGACGGGGTCTACGTCGACGACGTCTGGATGAGCCGGAGCCTGTCCGACCCCCACGAGCCCGCGCAGCCGTAGTCGTAGCCGTAGTCGTGGCCGTAGCCGCGGGCCGGGCGACGGGGTGGGGGCGCCTGGCGGGGCGCCCCCCTTTCCGTTGGCCCGTCAGTCCAGGTAGCCGCGGAGCTGGTCGGCGAAGGCGTGGTCGCGCAGCTTGTTGAGGGTCTTGGACTCGATCTGGCGGATCCGCTCGCGCGTCACGCCGAAGATCCGGCCGATCTCCTCCAGGGTGCGGGGCCGCCCGTCGGCGAGGCCGTAGCGCAGCTGCACGACCTTGCGCTCGCGCTCGCCGAGGGTCGACAGGACGGCTTCCAGGTGCTCGCGCAGCAGGAAGAAGGCGGCCGACTCCACGGGCGAGGCGGCGTCGCCGTCCTCGATGAGGTCGCCGAGCGCGACGTCGTCCTCCTCGCCCACCGGGGCGTGCAGGGAGACCGGCTCCTGGGCGAGGCGGAGCACCTCCAGGACCCGCTCGGGGGTCAGCTCCAGGTGGACGGCCACCTCTTCGGCCGTGGGCTCGTACCCGCGCTCCTGGAGCATCCGGCGCTGGACGCGGACGACCCGGTTGATCAGTTCGACCACGTGGACGGGCACCCGGATGGTCCGGGCCTGGTCGGCGAGGGCCCGTGACATCGCCTGGCGGATCCACCAGGTGGCGTAGGTGGAGAACTTGTACCCGCGGGCGTAGTCGAACTTCTCGACGGCCCGGATCAGCCCGAGGTTCCCCTCCTGCACGAGGTCGAGCATGGTGAGTCCGCGGCCCACGTACCGCTTGGCGACGGAGACGACGAGCCGCAGGTTCGACTCGATGAGCCGGCGCTTGGCCATCCGGCCCATGACGACGAGCTTGTCGAGGTCGAGGGCGAGCTGGGAGTCGAGGTCGGGGGTGTTGCCGAGTTTCTCCTCGGCGAACAGGCCGGCTTCGACACGTCGCGCGAGGTCCACCTCCTCGGCGGCGGTGAGCAGCGGGATCCTGCCTATCTCGCGGAGGTACTGCCGGAACAGGTCGGCGGACGGGCCCGCTCCGCCTCCGCTGTCGCCACTGCTGCGCCTGCGCGGCACGGGCACCGGCTCGATCAGCTCCAGTACCTCGGGCTCTTCGTCCACGGCCTTGGCCTCCGAGGACTCGCTCACGTTCACGGTCAGGGTCCGGGTCTGCACGGGGGCGACCTCCAGGGCTCCGAGGACGGGGGCACCGCACCTCAGTGTGGGGTACGACACATCGCGGCCACGAGGGGCGTGCGAGCACTTTCTGAGTCCGGTGCGTGACCGGATGGTTACCCCCCGGCGGGAATCCCGATGCGGATCGTACGCATGTCCGAGATGATCGACTCCATGGCGGAGTACGAGACCCATGTGACGGTGCGCTGCGCGGACGCGGCGGAGCTGGCGCGCCTCGACGCGTGGGCCGGGGCAAGGGAGTTGAAGGTCACGCACATCCTGCTGGCCCGCGGCCGGATGGTGTCCCAGCCGATGCTGACCCTGCCGGACCGCACGGGCCACGAGCGGCTGGTGCCGCGGCTGCGGGCGGCCGGCTTCGACCCGGTCCGGGTCAAGGTGGAGACGGTCCCGTGGACCACGGCCTCCCCCGGCCCGGGCGGCGGCTACTTCGAGCACCACCTGAAGCTGCTGCTGCCCGCGGACTTCGACCGCGCTGCCCTGGAGTCCCTGGTCGTCCCGCACGGGGCCCACCTGTCCTGGAACGCCCGCCGGGTCCTGGCCGGGGGCGCGCACGAGCGGTTCGTGACCCAGCGGTGGCGCGGCACGGCGGCGGAGGCGGGGGCGGCCTGCGACGCGCTGGTCGCCGCGCTCGGCTCCGCCGGGTATGAAATCCGTTCGGAGGAACGGGAGTTCGTGCTGTACGACAGCGACCTGTCGGTGGACGACGGATGGATCGGCGAAGGGGTGACGGCATGACCGGGACGGGCGGGCAGGACGCGGTCGGGGACGACTGGAGGCGGCGCCGGATCGGCCTGCCGCGCACCTCCACGGCCGGACTGGACGCGGCGGGCCCCGAAGCCCGGGTCTTCGACCCGGCGCTGAAGCACTTCGCGGACGGCTACCGGATCACGGACGCGGCCGTGGACGACGCGCTGCGCCCGGCCTGGCGGGCCGCCCGCCGGACCGCGCTGGACGTGGTGGCCCGCGGCGTCGCCAGGTCGGGCTGGGCGGATTCGCTGGTGCTGCGCGGCAGCATGCTCATGGCCGGCTGGTTCGGGGCGGCGGCGCGGGAGCCGCACGACCTGGACTTCGTGGTGGTCCCGCAGGACTGGGCGATCGAGGAGCCGCGCACCGGGAAGCTGCTGGCCGCCGTCGCGGAGGCGGCCGAGCGGGCCGCCGACGAGCACGGCGGGCTGGTGATGGCCGCGGGCGCGGCGGTCTCCGAGGACATCTGGACGTACGAGCGGGTCCCCGGGCGGCGTCTGGTCCTGCCCTGGTCGGCCCCGGGACTGCCCGGGGGCCAGGTCCAGCTGGACTTCGTCTTCAACGAGCGGCTCCCGGCGGCGCCGGAGCCGGCCGATGTCGCGGGGGTGCGGCTGCGGGCGGCCACGCCGGAACTGTCGCCGGCGTGGAAGCTGGTCTGGCTGGCCACGGACATGTACCCGCAGGGCAAGGACCTCTACGACGCGGTCCTGCTCGCCGAGCGCTGCACGGCTCCGTACGAGCTGGTCCACACGGTCTTCCGGGAGTCGGGCGAGTACTTCCCGCCGCAGGCACCCTCGGACACCCCGCTGACCCTGGAGGCCTTCTCCGAGGTCGAGCGGGCCGACTGGGACACCTTCCGGGCCGACTACCCGGGGATCCCCGGCTCCGCCGAGTCCCACGCCGAGCGGCTCCTGGCAGCCCTGGAGCCGACCTTCGCGGGTCGCGGCTAGGCGCCGCCTAGGCCGGCTCGACGCGGACCGCGCAGACCTTGAACTCCGGCATGCGGGACGTGGGGTCCAGGGCCGGGTTGGTGAGGGTGTTGGCGCGGCCCTCGCCCGGCCAGTGGAAGGGCATGAAGACCGTGTCCGCCCGGATGGTGTCGGTGATGCGGGCCGGGGCGACGGCCCGGCCGCGGCGGGAGGTCACGGCGAGGGGGCAGCCGTCGACGGCGCCGATCCGGGCGGCCAGCCGCGGGTGGAGTTCCACGAAGGGGCCGGGGGCCGCCGCGTTGAGCTCGTCCACCCGGCGGGTCTGGGCTCCGGACTGGTACTGGGCGACGACCCGGCCGGTGGTGAGCAGCAGCGGGTAGTCCGCGTCGGGGACTTCGGCGGCGTCCCGGTGGGAGACGGGGACGAAGCGGGCCCGGCCGTCGTCGGTGGCGAAGCGGTCCAGGAAGAGGCGCTCGGTGCCCGGGGATCCCGCGGCGCCTTCGGGGCCCTCGGGGCAGGGCCAGAAGACGCCCTGTTCGGCCTCGATCCGGGCGTAGGTGATGCCCGAGTAGTCCGCGGGGCCGCCGGCCGAGGCGCGGCGCAGTTCCTCGAAGACCTCCTCCGGCTCGGTGGGGAAGCCCTTCTCGACGCCCAGGCGGGCGGCGAGTCCGTGCAGGACGTCCAGGTCGCTGCGGACCCCCGGCGGCGGGGTCAGCGCCCGGCGGCGCAGCAGGACTCGGCCCTCCAGGTTGGTGGTGGTGCCGGTCTCCTCCGCCCACTGGGTGACCGGGAGGACCACGTCCGCGAGGGCCGCGGTCTCGGAGAGGACGACGTCGGCCACCGCGAGGAAGTCCAGGGAGCGGATGCGGTCCTCCACGTGGGCGGCGCGGGGGGCGGACACCACCGGGTTCGAGCCCATCAGGAGCAGGGCCTTCACGTCCGTACCGAGGGCGTCGAGGAGTTCGTAGGCGCTGCGGCCCGGGCCGGGGAGGCTGTCGGGGTCGACGCCCCATACCTCGGCGACGTGGGCGCGGGCCGCCGGGTCGGTGAGCTTGCGGTAGCCGGGGAGCTGGTCGGCCTTCTGGCCGTGCTCGCGGCCGCCCTGGCCGTTGCCCTGCCCGGTGAGGCAGCCGTAGCCGGAGAGCGGGCGGCCGGCCCGGCCGGTGGCCAGGCACAGGTTGATCCAGGCGCCGACGGTGTCGGTGCCCTTGGACTGCTGCTCGGGGCCCCGGGCGGTGAGGACCATGGCGGATTCCGGGGCGCAGAACATCGCCACGGCCTCGCGGAGCCTGGGGACCGGTATCCCGGTGATGCGCTCCACCAGTTCCGGCCAGTGGGCCATCGCGGCGGCCCGGGCCTCCTGCCAGCCGGTGGTGCGGGCGGCGATGAACTCCTCGTCGGTCCGGCCTTCCGCGACGATCAGGTGCAGCAGGCCGAGTGCGAGGGCCAGGTCGGTGCCGGGGCGCGGGGCGAGGTGCAGGTCGGCCTGTTCGGCGGTGCGGGTGCGGCGCGGGTCGATGACGATCAGGGTGCCGCCGTTCGCCTTGAGCTCGGTGAGGTAGCGCAGGGCGGGCGGCATGGTCTCGGCCAGGTTCGAGCCGACCAGGATCACGCAGCCGGTGCGCGGGATGTCCGCCAGCGGGAAGGGCAGCCCGCGGTCGAGCCCGAAGGCCCGCTGGTGGGCGGCGGCGGCCGAGGACATGCAGAAGCGGCCGTTGTAGTCGATCTGCGAGGTGCGCAGCGCGACGCGGGCGAACTTGCCGAGCGCGTAGGCCTTCTCGTTGGTGAGCCCGCCGCCGCCGAAGACCCCGACGGCGTCGGGGCCGTACGTGCGGCCGGTGCGGGCGAGTCCCCCGGCGACGGCGTCGAGGGCCTCCTCCCAGGTGGCCGGCTCCAGCCGCCCGGCGTGGGTGCGGACGAGCGGCTCGGTCAGGCGCACCCGGGAGGAGAGCACGGCGGGCGCGGTGCGGCCCTTGCCGCACAGTGCGCCCCGGTTGACGGGGAAGTCGGCCCGCTCCTCCACCGCCACGGTGGCGCCGCCCGGGTCGGGGCGCAGCCTCATCCCGCACTGCAGGGCGCAGTAAGGGCAGTGCGTGTCGGTGGCGGAGTCGGAGGTGTGCATACGGTCCAGCGTGGGTCGGCGGTGTTACGCCGGCCGCCGCTGCGCGTTACAAGTCGGGGTGCTCCGCCTCAGCGCCGCCGGACGGCAGCGGTGAGGCCCGGCGCAGCGGGGGGGCGGTCGACGAGCTCGACGTACACGATCCGGCCGTCGACGACGTCAAGGTTCAGGAACCCGTTGCCCGGATCGAGGGCCACCATGCGGTGACCGGGACCGTACGGCGTGCCGGGCGGATGCCGGTGGGTGCGGAAGCTCTGGCAGAAGGCGTTGCGGCAGTCGCACTCCGCCAGCAGGCGGAGGTCGTACGCGCAGACGGCGAGCCGGTGCTCCCCTTCCGCCTCCAGCAGCCGCACGAGCTGCGCCGTCAGGTCGGGGAAGACGTCACGTACGAGGGGTCCGTCCTGTGCCACGGCGAGCTGTTCCACGGCGTCCTGTTCCACGAGCGGACGGTAGCCCGGGATCCCTCCGGCGGCACGCGGATATGCGGCCGTCCCGCCGGGGGGCGGCGCAGGGGTGGGTCACTGGCCCGTCAGGTACTTCACCGTCAGGCCCGCGGTCCAGCCGCCGTCGACGGCGAGTTCGGCGCCCGTCATGTAGCCGGCGGCGTCGGAGAGGAGGAAGGCGATCGCCGCGGCGATCTCCTCGGGGACGCCGACGCGGCCGAGCGGGGCGCCTGGGTAGTTGCCCGCGCCCGCCTGGATGCCGATCGGGGCGGTCATCGGGGTCAGGGTCATGCCGGGGTGGACGGAGTTGACGCGGATCCCGGCCTCGGCGAGTTCCACCGCGCCGATCTTCGACAGGCCGCGCACGCCCCACTTGGAGGCCCCGTACCCGGCGGTGAGCGCGAGGCCGGTCAGGCCGGCGGCGGAGGAGATGTTGACGATGGACCCGCCGCCGTTCGCGCGCAGCAGCGGGATCGCGGTCTTGATGCCGATGAACACGCCGACCAGGTTGATCTCGAGGACCTGGCGGAAGTGCTCGACGCTCTCGTGCTCCAGGAACCGGCCGGTGGAGATGCCCGCGTTGTTCACGAGGCCGTCGATGCGGCCGAACTCGGCGACCGCGTGGTCCAGCGCCGCCTGCCACTCGGCTTCGCTGGTGACGTCGTGCCGGACGAAGCGCGCCGCGCCGCCGAGCTTCGCGGCCGTCTCGGCGCCCTCCGCCTCCAGCACGTCGGTGATCAGCACCCGGCCGCCGCCGTCGACGACGGCCTGCGCGGCCGCGGCGCCGAGGCCCCGGGCTCCACCGGTGATGACGACGACCTTGCCGCTCAGATCCACCACAGCCACGGTTCCACACCCCTGTCGCTCTCGTACGGACTGACCGGCATATGACTAATCGGCATAACCGGCGCGGCCGTCAGTGTGTCAGAGCGTCCAGGGCCCGCGACACCCCTTCCTCCTTCGGTCCCAGGAAGCGCGGGGCGGGCTTGAAGGCCGCGTCCAGCGCCGCCTTGCCCGCCGCGAAGACCTCGCGGGTCTCGCCGTAGTACCAGGTGGCGTCGTGCACGTCGGCCACCCCGACGCCGTACGACTCCAGGCCCGCCGCCTGGCACAGGGCGACGGCCCGGCGGATGTGGAAGCCCTGGGTGACCAGCACGGCCCGGTCCACGCCGAAGATCTCCTTGGCCCGCACGCAGGAGTCCCAGGTGTCGAAGCCCGCGTAGTCGCTGACGATCTGCCCGTCCGGCACCCCGTGCGCGGTGAGGTACGTGCGCATCGCGTCGGGCTCGTCGTAGTCGTGCCGGCCGTTGTCCCCGGTGACGAGGACGACCTTGACCTTGCCGGTGCGGTACAGCTCGGCCGCGGCGTCGAGCCGGTCGGCCAGGTAGGGGGTCGGCCGCCCCCGCCACAGGCCCGCGCCGAACACCACGGCCACCTCGGCCGAGGGCGCGTCCGCCGTGGTCCGCAGCCGGTCGGCGGCCACCGCGTGCATCCACGCCGAGGGCAGCAGCGCCAGTACGCAGCCCGCCATGACGGCCTGCACCGCCCGCCGCCGGGTCCGTACGCTGCGCAGCGCCGCCACCGCCCGGCTCCACTCGACTCTCGGCAGGCGCGGTCGGCGCATCATCCATCCCCTGGTGTCTCGGCTGCTCGTCCGCTGGTCAGGACGCGTACCGGGGCCGTGCGGTTCGCCCGGGCCCCGATCTCCGGCGGGTACGCCGCCGGCCGCGCGGGCTCCGAACAGCCGCGCCGGCCGTCCTGTGAGCACACGGCAAAGACCCGTCATCCCCGCGCAACGCACCGGCAACCTCCGAAGCGGAGGATCGGTTCATGACGGAGCCGGTGCACCCTCCCGAGTTTCCCGCCCTCCCCTTCGACAGCACGGCCGAGCTGCTCGGCCGCATCACCCTCCAGCTGGGCACCCAGCTCAGCGGCCTGCGCCGACCCGGAGTCCGCCCATGCAGCCCACCCTCGTCGCCGTGGCCCACGGCAGCCGTGACCCGCGCGCCCTGCACACCGCCCTCGCCCTCCTCGAACGGGTCCGTGAACTCCGCCCCCGGCTCGACGTCCGGCTCGGCCACATCGAGCTGAACGAGCCGCTGCTCGACGACACCCTGGACGGCTTGTCCGGCTCGGCCGTGCTCGTCCCGCTGCTGCTCGGCCGCGGGTACCACGTCAAGCGCGACCTGCCCGCGGCCGCCGCCCGGGCCGGCCACCTGCTCACCCGCGTCGCCGCCCCGCTGGGCCCGCACCCGCTGCTCGTCGAGGCCCTGTACGAGCGGCTGCTGGAGACCGGCTGGACCCCGGCCCCCGGTTCGGCCGTCGTGCTGGCCGCCGCCGGTTCCCGCGACCCCGACTCGGCGGCCGACACCCGCCGCACCGCCGCCCAGCTCGGCGAACGCCTCGGCGGCGTCCCGGTGACCTGCGCCTACGCCTCCGCCGCCGCGCCGAGCGCGCCCGAGGCGGTCCGGGCCCTTGCCGCCCGCGGTCACCACCGGATCGCCGTGGCCTCGTACTTCGCCGCTCCCGGCCGGTTCGCCGCCCAGACCGCCGCGGCGGCGGCGCCCGGCCTCGCCGCCGCCCCACTGGGCGATCACCCGGCCCTGGCCCGGCTCCTGCTGCACCGGTACGACGAGGCCCGCGCGCTCCCCGCCGGGGGTGCCGTGCCGATCAGGCCGGAACTCGTCTCCGCCTGATCCCGGTTTGTCAGTTGTTCCGGTTACCGTCTCTGCATGGAAGGCACCACGCACGCCCTCACCGACGACCACCGCGGCCTCTACGACGCGGTCGACACCGAGCGCTGGGCCGCCGAGCCCGACAAACGGCCCGGCCGGACCGCCTTCCAGCGCGACCGCGCCCGGGTGCTGCACTCGGCCGCGCTGCGCCGCCTCGCCGGGAAGACCCAGGTCGTCACCCCCGGCAGCCGTTCCTACGACTGGGACGCGAGCCCCCGTACCCGCCTGACCCACTCGCTGGAGTGCGCCCAGGTCGGGCGGGAGCTCGGCGCCGCGCTCGGCTGCGACCCCGACCTCGTCGAAGCCGCCTGCCTCTCCCACGACATGGGCCACCCGCCCTTCGGCCACAACGGCGAGGAGGCGCTCAACGAGTTCGCCAAGGACTGCGGCGGCTTCGAGGGCAACGCCCAGTCCCTGCGCCTGCTCACCCGCCTGGAACCCAAGCGGTTCGTGCCCGATCCGGCGAGCGGGGAGCTCGTCAGCGTCGGCCTCAACCTCACCCGGGCCTGCCTGGACGCCGCCACCAAGTACCCGTGGGCCCGCGGGGACCACCCCACCGACCCCGACTCGGTGAAGTTCGGCGCGTACGAGGACGACCTGCCGGTCTTCACCTGGCTGCGCCGCGGCGCGCCCGCGGACCGCAAGTGCTTCGAGGCCCAGGTCATGGACTGGGCGGACGATGTCGCGTACTCCGTCCACGACTTCGAGGACGGCCTGCACGCCGGCCACCTCGACCCCAACATGCTCTACGCGGAACCCGAGCGCACGGCGATCTGGCAGGTGGCCATCGGCCGGTACGTCCCCGCCGACACCGCGCCCGAGGAGCTGCGGGCCGCCCTCGACCGGCTGATGGAGCAGGAGTGGTGGCCGCACGGGTACGACGGTTCGGCCGTCGCCCAGTCCCGCCTGAAGGACGCCACGAGCCAGCTGATCGGCCGGTTCTGCCTGGCCGCCGAGGGGGCCACCCGCGAGGCGTACGGCTCCGGCCGCCTCACCCGGTACGGTGCCGAACTGGTGATCCCGCGCGAGGCGCGCAACGAGTGCGCGGTGCTCAAGGCGGTCGCCGACCTGTACGTGATGCAGCGCGACGAGCAGGAACGGATCCGCGCCGACCAGCGCATCGTCCTGGCCGAACTCGCGGAGGCGCTGAGCGCCCGCGCTCCCGAGGGGCTGGACCCGCAGTTCCGGGCGATCTTCGATGCGGCCCCGGACGACAAGGCCAGGAAAAGGGCGGTCATCGACCAGATCGCGTGCCTCACCGACGCATCCGCCCGTTCCCTTCACGCACGCCTCACCCGGCGCGGCCGACGCGCCGAAAGGTGAGCTGATCGAGCCACTCCCCCTTCACGCGGCAGGCTCGG encodes:
- a CDS encoding ABC transporter ATP-binding protein, with protein sequence MSGPGGRMMMGPAQRSMDFKGSGKRLLRQLAYDRAKIWGMVAAVVGSVGCAVVGPKILGEATDLVFAGIVGREMPAGITKQQALDGLRAKGQDGMADMLAGTDFTPGQGIDFGAVGVVAIWALVVFTLAGLLMLVATRLSNHVMNGTVYRMREELQAKLSRLPLSYFDQQKRGEVLSRATNDIDNIGQTIQQTMGQLLNSLLTIVGVLVMMFWISPLLALVALVTVPLSVFVAAKIGKKSQPQFVAQWKATGALNAHIEEMYSGHSLVKVFGRQRESAAVFAEQNEALYRASFKAQLVSGIMQPVMFFISNINYVLIAVVGGLRVASGTLSIGDVQAFIQYSRQFSMPLTQVASMANLVQSGVASAERVYELLDAPEQEPDAEVPERPQELRGQVTFDKVAFRYEPDKPLIENLSLTVEPGHTVAIVGPTGAGKTTLVNLLMRFYEVTGGEIALDGVDIAKMTREELRDGIGMVLQDTWLFGGTIAENIAYGASREVTRAEIEEAARAAHADRFIRTLPDGYDTVLDDEGAGVSAGEKQLITIARAFLSEPVILVLDEATSSVDTRTEVLIQKAMARLARGRTSFVIAHRLSTIRDADVILVMESGSIVEQGTHEELLASGGAYARLYAAQFAQAVAEVD
- a CDS encoding GNAT family N-acetyltransferase — its product is MATDVVIRPARAEDEREISELLRSVWSRVSEPGPERPAGAALFDERRPVEGFLVAERGRRIVGYITHAPASPLETNRHVRHIQGLAVLESARGSGVGQALVEAVCAAARAGGARRMNLRVLGHNGPAQQLYRRCGFTVVGVLPEEFLLDGVYVDDVWMSRSLSDPHEPAQP
- a CDS encoding RNA polymerase sigma factor, translating into MSYPTLRCGAPVLGALEVAPVQTRTLTVNVSESSEAKAVDEEPEVLELIEPVPVPRRRSSGDSGGGAGPSADLFRQYLREIGRIPLLTAAEEVDLARRVEAGLFAEEKLGNTPDLDSQLALDLDKLVVMGRMAKRRLIESNLRLVVSVAKRYVGRGLTMLDLVQEGNLGLIRAVEKFDYARGYKFSTYATWWIRQAMSRALADQARTIRVPVHVVELINRVVRVQRRMLQERGYEPTAEEVAVHLELTPERVLEVLRLAQEPVSLHAPVGEEDDVALGDLIEDGDAASPVESAAFFLLREHLEAVLSTLGERERKVVQLRYGLADGRPRTLEEIGRIFGVTRERIRQIESKTLNKLRDHAFADQLRGYLD
- a CDS encoding nucleotidyl transferase AbiEii/AbiGii toxin family protein; translation: MTGTGGQDAVGDDWRRRRIGLPRTSTAGLDAAGPEARVFDPALKHFADGYRITDAAVDDALRPAWRAARRTALDVVARGVARSGWADSLVLRGSMLMAGWFGAAAREPHDLDFVVVPQDWAIEEPRTGKLLAAVAEAAERAADEHGGLVMAAGAAVSEDIWTYERVPGRRLVLPWSAPGLPGGQVQLDFVFNERLPAAPEPADVAGVRLRAATPELSPAWKLVWLATDMYPQGKDLYDAVLLAERCTAPYELVHTVFRESGEYFPPQAPSDTPLTLEAFSEVERADWDTFRADYPGIPGSAESHAERLLAALEPTFAGRG
- a CDS encoding molybdopterin oxidoreductase family protein is translated as MHTSDSATDTHCPYCALQCGMRLRPDPGGATVAVEERADFPVNRGALCGKGRTAPAVLSSRVRLTEPLVRTHAGRLEPATWEEALDAVAGGLARTGRTYGPDAVGVFGGGGLTNEKAYALGKFARVALRTSQIDYNGRFCMSSAAAAHQRAFGLDRGLPFPLADIPRTGCVILVGSNLAETMPPALRYLTELKANGGTLIVIDPRRTRTAEQADLHLAPRPGTDLALALGLLHLIVAEGRTDEEFIAARTTGWQEARAAAMAHWPELVERITGIPVPRLREAVAMFCAPESAMVLTARGPEQQSKGTDTVGAWINLCLATGRAGRPLSGYGCLTGQGNGQGGREHGQKADQLPGYRKLTDPAARAHVAEVWGVDPDSLPGPGRSAYELLDALGTDVKALLLMGSNPVVSAPRAAHVEDRIRSLDFLAVADVVLSETAALADVVLPVTQWAEETGTTTNLEGRVLLRRRALTPPPGVRSDLDVLHGLAARLGVEKGFPTEPEEVFEELRRASAGGPADYSGITYARIEAEQGVFWPCPEGPEGAAGSPGTERLFLDRFATDDGRARFVPVSHRDAAEVPDADYPLLLTTGRVVAQYQSGAQTRRVDELNAAAPGPFVELHPRLAARIGAVDGCPLAVTSRRGRAVAPARITDTIRADTVFMPFHWPGEGRANTLTNPALDPTSRMPEFKVCAVRVEPA
- a CDS encoding glucose 1-dehydrogenase; its protein translation is MVDLSGKVVVITGGARGLGAAAAQAVVDGGGRVLITDVLEAEGAETAAKLGGAARFVRHDVTSEAEWQAALDHAVAEFGRIDGLVNNAGISTGRFLEHESVEHFRQVLEINLVGVFIGIKTAIPLLRANGGGSIVNISSAAGLTGLALTAGYGASKWGVRGLSKIGAVELAEAGIRVNSVHPGMTLTPMTAPIGIQAGAGNYPGAPLGRVGVPEEIAAAIAFLLSDAAGYMTGAELAVDGGWTAGLTVKYLTGQ
- a CDS encoding SanA/YdcF family protein encodes the protein MRRPRLPRVEWSRAVAALRSVRTRRRAVQAVMAGCVLALLPSAWMHAVAADRLRTTADAPSAEVAVVFGAGLWRGRPTPYLADRLDAAAELYRTGKVKVVLVTGDNGRHDYDEPDAMRTYLTAHGVPDGQIVSDYAGFDTWDSCVRAKEIFGVDRAVLVTQGFHIRRAVALCQAAGLESYGVGVADVHDATWYYGETREVFAAGKAALDAAFKPAPRFLGPKEEGVSRALDALTH
- a CDS encoding sirohydrochlorin chelatase, producing MQPTLVAVAHGSRDPRALHTALALLERVRELRPRLDVRLGHIELNEPLLDDTLDGLSGSAVLVPLLLGRGYHVKRDLPAAAARAGHLLTRVAAPLGPHPLLVEALYERLLETGWTPAPGSAVVLAAAGSRDPDSAADTRRTAAQLGERLGGVPVTCAYASAAAPSAPEAVRALAARGHHRIAVASYFAAPGRFAAQTAAAAAPGLAAAPLGDHPALARLLLHRYDEARALPAGGAVPIRPELVSA
- a CDS encoding deoxyguanosinetriphosphate triphosphohydrolase, giving the protein MEGTTHALTDDHRGLYDAVDTERWAAEPDKRPGRTAFQRDRARVLHSAALRRLAGKTQVVTPGSRSYDWDASPRTRLTHSLECAQVGRELGAALGCDPDLVEAACLSHDMGHPPFGHNGEEALNEFAKDCGGFEGNAQSLRLLTRLEPKRFVPDPASGELVSVGLNLTRACLDAATKYPWARGDHPTDPDSVKFGAYEDDLPVFTWLRRGAPADRKCFEAQVMDWADDVAYSVHDFEDGLHAGHLDPNMLYAEPERTAIWQVAIGRYVPADTAPEELRAALDRLMEQEWWPHGYDGSAVAQSRLKDATSQLIGRFCLAAEGATREAYGSGRLTRYGAELVIPREARNECAVLKAVADLYVMQRDEQERIRADQRIVLAELAEALSARAPEGLDPQFRAIFDAAPDDKARKRAVIDQIACLTDASARSLHARLTRRGRRAER